In Takifugu flavidus isolate HTHZ2018 chromosome 1, ASM371156v2, whole genome shotgun sequence, the DNA window GAGATAAATGAGGACATTTCCTCAGTCTTTTTATCCTCAAGTGCTCAGCAACACCGCAATGTTCATGGTAATGATCGCAAATTGCGACTGGAAGGGAACGCTTATAACCCTCTGCAGTAAAGTAAAACTTCTGATCCTCACTTGAGGAGGAAGATGCAAACAAAGGCAGCAGTCCTAAAATCGCATTCTCCTGGTCACTGTCATCCCCCACTCCAAGACTTGAATCATGATGAATTGGCTTCCATGACAGTTATTAAGGACAGCAGTTCCAGCGAGAGTTATCAGCAGATTTTATTCCAATTCTTTTGCCAATACAATATgcattacaaaaataaaacacagtctGCACAGTCTACTCACTTTAAACTACACTAAAAGTTACAGTTCAGCTGATTAAAGAGGATAACATCAATAACATCTACTGAAGCTGCAACCCCTACTTTCATAGCATAGACAGAAGCAAATAGCATATTCATTACTGTGGCTCGTGTTTCTCTCAACATCACGCTGAATACAAAAGTTCAGGTCTTGCAATTGTCCTCTGAAGCAGGAGTTACCAAGGTGCTGCTCCGGGCTCCAGCACATTACTTCTTCAATCCTTTTTCAGCCTTCTTCCCAAACACTGCTGTGATCTCAGCCAGTGTTTTGCCTTTAGTCTCTGGCAAGAAGAGGCAAAAAAATATGGCTGTCAATAAGCACACGACCATGAAGGGCAGGAAGCAGAAGCTGTCCAAAGTGTGGATCATGAAAGGGAATACCATTCCCACCAGGAACAGGCAGATCCAATATAGGGAACCACATATCATACCAGCAGCCGGCCGAGCAACCTGATCGAAAATCTCAGCGGGTAAAAGACACGTCACACCGGCTGGGCCAAGCCCAAAGAAGATAATAAAGGCAAACACGCACACCATACTGACATAAGGCATCCCAGGTACGTGCTTGGTCTCCAGGGTAAGAGCAACAGTCAGGACTATAAGGAAAATGGTCATAAGACTGTACCCACCAATGAGCAGGGCCCTGCGGCCCAAGCGGTCAACAAGGAGAATACTAAATAAGGAAGCAAGGAGCTCGCATGCTCCGGTGCCGATGGTGACAAATTCAATTTTCTCAGAAGGGATCCCGGCTTGAGAAAAGATGTACAGGGAATAGAAGTATATAGCATCGATGCCACAGAGCATCACAGTGCTACCAGCAACTACAATTACTATGAGCTGTGGTCGCAGGTCACAATTCCAGAAAAGGGACCACATTGTCAGAGCGGATGTCTCTGGTCCAGAATTCAGAGCAGCACAtttcagctgctcctgctcctgaagCATTTCGTCCATCTCTGAAACCGGAACTTCCCCATTGTTGAGGCTTCTTAGCGCATTCATGCACGCTTCCTTGTCACTCCGGTCAATGAGGAGGTATCGCGGGCTTTCAGGAAACCAGGGGAGGGTGACGAGCTGGATCAGGCCCGGCAGAGCATTGCTGGCCAGCAGATAGTGCCAATGGGGCTCAGTCCCCAGCAGCACACTGAGGCCCACAATCTGTCCCAAGAAGATCCCAAACGCAGTGAAAACAGCTGAGATAAATACAACGGCGCCTCGGTGGTGTTTGGGAGCGCTTTCCACCACATACATATGCTGAACATTCATGCTCACTCCCGAATTGATGCCGACCAGAAAGCGAGCCAGGATGAGCATCTCGAACGATTTGGCGAGCCTGCAGGTTAGCACCAATACAGCACCGATCACGAGGAAGGAGTTATTCAGGAGGAGAGAGCTCTTTCTCCCGAGGCGGACTGCCATCGGTCCTCCAAGCAGGGCTCCGAAGAAGCCCCCCAGGGAGAAAGCTGATACAATAAAGGTCCAGACGAAGGTCAGCTGGGTGGTCTCCAAAGCAGTGCCCCAGCGCTCCACACAGCTGGAATTGATAAAATCCTGGATGTAAGTAGTCGGGGAATTGATGATTGAAATGTTGTATCCATACTGGAAGGTGCCTCCGATGGCAGCGGAGCATACAGCCAAGGCAAGAGTCCTGCTCATGGGCTTCTTGGTGTCAGCTGCTTCGGCAGCACTGCCGGAGCACATCTTGACAAACATCTTACTAGTGTTGGATTCCTGCTCTGTTCCCTTCAGCTTCTGTCTCAGGACAGAATTTGTTTGGTTATGTTCACAACCCAGATATACCTGTCAGTTCTGTTTTGCTTGTCAGATACGTAACATCCTAGACTTATTGATGCTATCAACAAGCTCATTGCATAATTGCAGCAATTGTGAAAAGTAGCTATTTCAGCTTTGTACTGGGTTTGACTTGCACTGTGTTAATTTAGACTTTTTCTTCCACCCTCAGGATCCATGATGAGAAATTTCTGGAGCCACTATTAAAACAAGGACTAACAGTTGAGTTGAGCTACGACAAacaaagggagggggggggggggggggggatcagaacTTTGTGTAAGTACCTATGGatctatttttttaatagaGACTCCCCTAAAGGCAGAGCGGGATACTTGGGTGAGTCAAGCTCATATTTTTCCACAATAAAGGCTTGTAGGAAACTAGAGACAGTGATGGGTTTAAAAATACTACTGCACCAAACAAGGAGTGAAAACACTCCACCAGAATGCACGGGGCACTAATGCTAATGATGAGTGTATTTGAACACCAATCCTTTGTTTGAGCTCATGTTTGTCTCAGGATTCTATTCACCGGGGCAAATACTATTGCTCTTTTTGCTGCAACATCTGTTGGGAACTCTGTCTGTGCAGGGGCTCATCACTTTGGCTCACTGGTGGGGAGAGGCTTTGCTGCTGTAGCTTTTGAACTACTCACTGGTGGCTCACTTACAAACAACTACTACTAAATTAATAGAAAAAGAatattatgtttgtttgtttaaatcatACTGTTATTATAGTGCTTTGCTATATGTCTTTAAAAGGTATGTTAAATGAATGTACTTGtttaaaaatgatttgatttggaTCAGGTCAGCCTAAAAAGTATGGGGAGTCTGCATTGTTTGGGCATGTCATGCAGCATGGTGAATGCGAATTAACCTGGAAACTAGAAGATTTGGGCGCTCATTTGGCTCCAATTTGCTGCCAGGTAACCCGCTCACTACAATTCAACACAGTGGAGAAGGGTAAACAAGTAGCTGTTCAGCATTCCTGTTTAACACTGCTAATGGCAGTATTATTGCTAAATTCTATTAGTGGCAGCGTGTCAAAGTCCTAATGAGGGCTTATTATCAGTGATAGGGTTATTCAGACTGTGTTACAAGTTGGTGAGGGGAACAGAGAGCTTCATGTTTAAAGAAATAATAGAACCAAAATCATTACAAAAACAGAATTAATTTGACAAATGGCACAAAAACTCAGCAGCCCGGTGCAGCACTTGGATTTTATTGATGATGTACAGTGGTTTTTAGTTTATACAGAGCTATTAAAGCAGGAATAATTATATTGtggaaaaatataaataactcTGATGTGCAGGCATCATGCAGTGATGTATTTATATAAACATGCTTGGAAAAGCAACACCTTACACTACATTGGTGATTTGGTGAACAAACAGTATATTCAATATGATGATAACACCCCTGAGATAAGGGTCTTTCAGGATCAATTAAAATGAAGTAATAGGACAATAAATTATAACTGACAAATAATATTACATTGAAATATCGATTATAGAATAGGCACCTTGTATAGCATAGATAACACAGAGGGTTTGATGCGACTGAACAGACGGCTTGAATATGAATATGTTACATTGGCGACATCTGGCGGCCATTTTTCATAGAACCGCAGCCGAAGACCAGAGAGACCAATGAGGACACTGCACCAGTTCATCTGCTGTTTGAATGGCATCCATGCTTAAAGTTACAAATAGGAAAAGCCACCATGGACATTTTAGCCATTATAAAATCACATACTGAACAATCTATAGATTATTTACAATCTCTATGCAAAACTGTTGAAGACTAGTACAGAATGAAACACGATTCATAACAGAGAGGCAAACATTCCCAAATAATTAGCTAAAGGTGTACATAGCCGAAGGCATTAACATTCCCATTGTTAAagaaactttctttttcttttaaacggTTTACCGTCTCCCTGAGGGGACCAATACAGCAGTTGACAAACAGCAAACTGAGCTGGAGATGATAAAGAAAGTGCATTTTGTGAGGTTTTTCATAAATATCACTTTAGTTTTGGTCACATAGCATatttatataatataaataGTATATAATAGAATattaatattgaaataaatTTAAAGTGCAGAGCATTTCTCTAGTTTTCAACCCCCATGCTTGAGTACAATAGGATGTTTTAGGATGTTAGAGGCTTTGATAGATAGTGTTTATTAGTTCGCTGATTGCCACAAGTTTCACAATGCTcgtggatattttttttttttaagccatATAGTAGTATTTGTGTACCGACTGCATCTGATTTCTGAATTCTCCTATAAGGAACTTCGACTCGGACTCTTTTCGAATCTGCAATAACCTGTTGAATACCAGCCACCTTTGTCCTGCAGTTTAATGCCCAAATTTTTGCTTTTCCATTCTAATAAAAGGACACTTAATTGCGTAATAGACTCATTAAAAGTGAATTTAAATACTCAGATCTGATTTTTAATTCCATTGTACGAAGAGGTCAAATTTCAACCTAAGCCTTGTCGTTAGCCTGGCAGTCGGGTTCTGTTAAAGATTCACCAAAAGATCCGCCATCATGCAACTGGCCGTTGAGTGTGATGGGGATGTTCTCCTGCACAtcctgcttctctttcttcagccCGTTCTTCTGATCAAATTCAGCTGTGATTTCAGCCAGAGTTTTGCCCTTCGTCTCTGGTAAGGAGAGTCCCAAAAACACAGCCGAAGACAGGCAGACGGCTAAGAAGGGCAGAAAGCAGAAGTTGCCCAGGCCACTGACGATGAAGGGGAACAGCATTCCCACTGCAAACAGGCTGAGCCACAACAGTGAGCCAGAGACCATGTAGGCTACCGGCCGGGCTGCTTGGTCGAAGATTTCGGCTGGTAAGATCCCTGTGACTCCTGCGGGGCCGAGGCCAAAGCTCAGGATATATGAAAAAACACACGCCATACTGAGGTAGGACATTCCAGCCACCTTCTGACTCTGAAGGACCAAGGCTGCAGTGAAGACTATGGTCCAGCAACACATGAGACTGTAGCCGCCGACAAGAAGCCCCCTGCGCCCCACACGTTCAATCAAAATGTTGCTCAGGATGGAGGCAGTGAGTTCAGACGCGCCAGTGCCAATGGTGACGTACTGAATATTTTGTGGAGGGATCCCTGCTTGCAGAAAGATGTATGAAGCATAGAAGTAAATGGAGTCGTTTCCACAGAGCATCATCGCGCTGCTGGCAACCATGACTGTCCTGAGCTGTGGCCTCAGGTCACGGTTCCTGAACAGAGACCAGATCGTCACACCACATTTCAAAGCTGTAGAGTTCAGTTGCTCCTGCTCCTGAagcatctcttccatctccgAAACCGGAATTTTCCCATTGTTGAGCCTTTTAAGTGCATTTATGCATGCTTCCCTGTCACCCCGGTCGATGAGGAGGTATCGCGGGCTTTCGGGAAACCAGGGGAGGGTGACGAGTTGGATCAGGCCCGGCAGAGCATTGCTGGCCAGCAGATAGTGCCAATGGGGCTCAGTCCCCAGCAGCACACTGAGACCCACAATTTGTCCCAAGAAGATCCCAAACGCAGTGAAAACAGCTGAGGAAAATGCCACAGCGCCCCTGAGATGTTTGGGAGCGCTTTCCCCAAAGTACATGGGCTGAACATTCATGCTCACTCCCGAATTGATGCCGACCAGAAAGCGAGCCAGGATGAGCATCTCGAACGATTTGGCGAGCCTGCAGGTTAGCACCAATACAGCACCGATCACGAGGAAGGAGTTATTCAGGAGGAGAGAGCTCTTTCTCCCGAGGCGGACTGCCATCGGTCCTCCAAGCAAGGCTCCGAAGAAGCCCCCCAGGGAGAAAGCTGATACAATAAAGGTCCAGACGAAGGTCAGCTGGGTGGTCTCCAAAGCGGTACCCCAGCGCTCCACACAGCTGGAATTGATAAAATTCTGGATGTAAGTAGTCGGGGAATTGATGATTGAAATGTTGTATCCATACTGGAAGGTGCCTCCGATGGCAGCGGAGCATATGGTTAAGGCAAGAGTCCTGCTGGTGCCCTTCCGACTGCCAGCTCCTTCGGTGTCACCGGTGGATCTCATCTTGACATATGAAGTCCCAGCATTAGTCACAGCCTGTACCCTTCAGCTTGTGGCCTTTAGACCATATCTCCTTACATGGATATTAACTGTAGCTTAAATATGTAAGCCATGTAACATATCATGGATGACATTAGAATTCTGCATTGCAGAAACAAGATATTCTTACTTACATTTAGTATTGAAGACCCACGTTGAAGATTGAGAGGCaaattttccccctttttaaacTGGCAGGCAAATGGCCTTTCGTTAAATCCTTGTATTTAGACTGATTAATCAGATTATAAGAtcataataaataataaaatagctAAAACGTATGTTTACAGCAAAGTGAATGCTATAGCTTGCTTTTTAATTAGTGTTTGCGGTTAGGTAGTTACTTGCCTCGCAGACTTGAAACGGTAAATAAAGTATCCGCTAAATATTCGTGACGTCAACTTCTAAGTACGTCATCTTTTTGCGACTTTATATCGATTGCAGGTTACAAAATGTAAGTATTTAATATCCATAATTTCTTTGTATTTATAAATCGCTTATATGTAGCTAAAACAAATCTAGTCAGTAagttaaattcaacaaatataTTGGTTTGCTTTATACGCCTGCATTTGCTCATTGGCGAATTTATAGCGAGCCTATGATCGTTCACTAGCTAGTATCTGTTGTGTTCCGCTCTTCGGTGGATAGCTTCGATTTAAACCAGGCCATCATTCTTATCTCAGCAGTAGTTTGCGGACATTTTTGTGGTTTATCCTTGAttattccccccttttttttggggggggggacctttaTTGATAGCATTAATAGCTATCCGAGCAGCTAGCCTCCGACGTGAATGCCGGGAAAATTCTGACTTTAGCGTGTTCGACTTGTCCGACAGGGCGCCCTCCCcaacaaagaagaaagaagaggagaaaaataaactgagaggaaaagagaagtcGGCAGGTGCGAAAGAAGTGGCTGACAAGGCCCGAGGCCGGGAGAAGACTCGCACTCGACACAGTGCTTCCAGTGGTAGCAGCAGGTCAGAGGATGCTGTCACGTTGCACGTCTGCATTTTTACATCTTATGCACGATGTTTTACTGCTTCTACAAGTTCTATAGTTGGCTGGACATTTCCTACAATCTGCTCTCATTAaggtccagctccagcagcagctcaggctccagctcaggctcctccAGTGGCTCAAGTTCTTCAAGCTCTTCGAGCTCTcgctcctcatcttcctcctcgtcctcatcctcttcctcgcccAGCCCGAGCCGGCAGCGCCACAACAGGCGACGCTCGCGTTCCAAGTAGGTGACCTGAACCGCATACATTTTAATACAATGTCTCACAACTCAGACACTACATAATCATTCACTGAGAAAATGGTCATCGAAAAGTTAATATCTTCCCAGGTCAAAGTCAGCAAAGAGGGATGACAGAGAACGGCGACGCAGGAGCCCCACACCCAAACCCACTAAGATCCACCTGGGCCGCTTGACCAGAAATGTTATAAAGGTGGATATTTCCCCATATTTTGACTGCTGCTTGTGTGCTCTTCTCTAGAATCAACTGATTTTCCTCCTGATTGGTATAGTGTTTAAATGGGATAATGTGGATAAACCAAATGACCACCTTATGCTGTCACACTACAAACCTTTTAACCAGTAACCAGCAGAGCTGTTTGTGTTACGTGCTGTCAGTAATGTAGAtctttttaatgaatgaatgttgcTAACTAATTGGAACACTGCAGGCTGAATGTTAGGCTGTCTATGGAAAAAGTGGATCTACATGACTGTTTATTGCTAATATGTATATACATTTGAACCGTATTTCCTGCTTTGAATGTTTTAAAGGAGCACATCCAGGAGATCTTCTCCACTTATGGTAAGATCAAGATGATCGACATGCCATTGAACCGCATCTACCCTCACCTGTCCAAATGCTATGCGTATGTGGAGTATGAGACTCcggaggaggcggagaaggCGCTCAAACACATGGATGGAGGTGAGGAAATGGACATAATTGTAGCACTGGTGTGAAAAGGTAATTGGTTTAAATACAAGTAACGAGTAATACGTGTGAATGTTCTTGGCAGGTCAGATTGACGGTCAGGAGATCACAGTCACGGCTGTGCTCACTCCCACCGTGCGCCCCCCTCCCCGTAGGCTGTCCCCGCCTCGCAGGTTACCTCCCCCGCCACCCATGTGGCGACGCACCCCGCCCCGCATGAGAAGAAGGTGATGTGGTGTGAATCATGCTTTACTGGTCTGAGCTGTGTCATGCTAACACATGACATTTTCTCATAGGTCTCGGTCACCCCGCCGACGCTCTCCAATCCGCCGCAGGTCTCGGTCTCCCGGACGCCGCCGTCATCGCTCACGATCCAGCTCCAACTCATCTCGCTAGTGATTAGAAATCCCCTTTGTTTTCCAACTCCTCCATTTCTTGCTCATCAGAGGGACtaaatgtgtgattaaaaaacattttcGAGATATGACTGTTAACGGCAGAAGTATGAGTGGCCTCCACATGTCTTGATTGAGTGGTTAAAGCAGGTCAACATGCTTTTATTAATCTGTTATCCAAATTT includes these proteins:
- the LOC130532586 gene encoding solute carrier family 2, facilitated glucose transporter member 11-like, with translation MFVKMCSGSAAEAADTKKPMSRTLALAVCSAAIGGTFQYGYNISIINSPTTYIQDFINSSCVERWGTALETTQLTFVWTFIVSAFSLGGFFGALLGGPMAVRLGRKSSLLLNNSFLVIGAVLVLTCRLAKSFEMLILARFLVGINSGVSMNVQHMYVVESAPKHHRGAVVFISAVFTAFGIFLGQIVGLSVLLGTEPHWHYLLASNALPGLIQLVTLPWFPESPRYLLIDRSDKEACMNALRSLNNGEVPVSEMDEMLQEQEQLKCAALNSGPETSALTMWSLFWNCDLRPQLIVIVVAGSTVMLCGIDAIYFYSLYIFSQAGIPSEKIEFVTIGTGACELLASLFSILLVDRLGRRALLIGGYSLMTIFLIVLTVALTLETKHVPGMPYVSMVCVFAFIIFFGLGPAGVTCLLPAEIFDQVARPAAGMICGSLYWICLFLVGMVFPFMIHTLDSFCFLPFMVVCLLTAIFFCLFLPETKGKTLAEITAVFGKKAEKGLKK
- the LOC130534052 gene encoding solute carrier family 2, facilitated glucose transporter member 11-like, which codes for MNVQPMYFGESAPKHLRGAVAFSSAVFTAFGIFLGQIVGLSVLLGTEPHWHYLLASNALPGLIQLVTLPWFPESPRYLLIDRGDREACINALKRLNNGKIPVSEMEEMLQEQEQLNSTALKCGVTIWSLFRNRDLRPQLRTVMVASSAMMLCGNDSIYFYASYIFLQAGIPPQNIQYVTIGTGASELTASILSNILIERVGRRGLLVGGYSLMCCWTIVFTAALVLQSQKVAGMSYLSMACVFSYILSFGLGPAGVTGILPAEIFDQAARPVAYMVSGSLLWLSLFAVGMLFPFIVSGLGNFCFLPFLAVCLSSAVFLGLSLPETKGKTLAEITAEFDQKNGLKKEKQDVQENIPITLNGQLHDGGSFGESLTEPDCQANDKA
- the LOC130532613 gene encoding RNA-binding protein with serine-rich domain 1-B-like isoform X1, with the translated sequence MLTPELMPTRKRARMSISNDLASLQVSTNTAPITRKELFRRRELFLPRRTAIGPPSKAPKKPPREKADTIKVQTKVSWVVSKAVPQRSTQLELIKFWMAPSPTKKKEEEKNKLRGKEKSAGAKEVADKARGREKTRTRHSASSGSSRSSSSSSSGSSSGSSSGSSSSSSSSSRSSSSSSSSSSSSPSPSRQRHNRRRSRSKSKSAKRDDRERRRRSPTPKPTKIHLGRLTRNVIKEHIQEIFSTYGKIKMIDMPLNRIYPHLSKCYAYVEYETPEEAEKALKHMDGGQIDGQEITVTAVLTPTVRPPPRRLSPPRRLPPPPPMWRRTPPRMRRRSRSPRRRSPIRRRSRSPGRRRHRSRSSSNSSR
- the LOC130532613 gene encoding RNA-binding protein with serine-rich domain 1-like isoform X2 translates to MAPSPTKKKEEEKNKLRGKEKSAGAKEVADKARGREKTRTRHSASSGSSRSSSSSSSGSSSGSSSGSSSSSSSSSRSSSSSSSSSSSSPSPSRQRHNRRRSRSKSKSAKRDDRERRRRSPTPKPTKIHLGRLTRNVIKEHIQEIFSTYGKIKMIDMPLNRIYPHLSKCYAYVEYETPEEAEKALKHMDGGQIDGQEITVTAVLTPTVRPPPRRLSPPRRLPPPPPMWRRTPPRMRRRSRSPRRRSPIRRRSRSPGRRRHRSRSSSNSSR